The region CACGCCTGCCCTCAATAACAATGGGACGCATTATTTCCCAGTTGTGGGGGCTGATTAGAGTTGCGTTCTTTCCCATTTATGTCAACAGAGCCCCATTTGCTGCTCAGGACACTTGCCCCGcgactcacttcctgtcaccgcCAACAGTTAAACGCTCGGTCTGGGCTCTTCCAGACAACAGGGCCGACAATCCAGAACTTTGatgagttgtttttcttttgccctATTAGCTATGAAGTGAACATGCGGCTCATGAGGACGTCCCTGTTTGAGTTCAGAAGCTTTCATTTCCTGAGTCAGAATCATGACAGTCACACGGGAAAGGAACTAGAGTGGTGGATTTTTCTGCCTGGTTAGGGTGTGCCGCTCATGGACACTATTCAAAAACACTTAGCACACTATTATTAGCTTGTGCTCGAAAACAGCCCTGTCTGGCCCACGTGTCATGTTTCCATGACTAATTCACAACCGTTACGATCGCAATGAAGCTGTGCTCCAGAAGAAAAGCTTAAAAAGGGCATATGGAAAGACTTGTTGGGGGGttggttctttttaaaaaccctgtTTGTTAAGTGAAACATGAAAAACCTCTTTCTTAAAGTTGATCTGTCCTGATTTATCCACAACAGCCCAGGGACGGTCGTGTCTCATCTGCACCACCCCAAAGTCAAGCAAGGCGCCGATACTAAAAGTAGCACAAAGAGACAATGACCGTGCAAATGTTGCCCGACCTCAAAGGTGGAAGTGCGAGAGGAGAGGTGCCGCCTCAGAAGCAACAGCCCAGATCGCAGGAGTCAACAATGAGTTTGCAGTCGCCAACACCCACCAGACAACTTGAATATTATGGTATCTGCCACTGGTTAAGGCTTTTAATTAATCTGTGATTAGGAGAAAATGGATTCACTTAAACGCAAATCATTAAAGTCCGATTCTGTGGTGATAAAATCCCATCGCCAGCCCTCCGCTGGGAGCCAGCCGTGGGGTCGGGACAACTTCTAATCTCTTTATCCTGTCTATTAATTGGGTCTTTCTTCAGAGGAAACCACATAACCGGGAGACAGGAAAGAGTGGACGGTTGCCGGAGGGCCAGTGAGACCTTTTTATATGAAGCCCATTCAACTGTTGGAGCGCAGGTTTAATCTAATGTAGGCGAGCCAAAACCTGAGCAGGTCAGCAGGGTATTAACCTGGAGAATCTTTTAGAGAAGGTTCCTCTACGGTTCCTCACCAGCTAAACACAACACTTGATCATAAGATCCCTTCAATGTCCGCTTAGCTAACGCCGGGACATGATATTCATCACGAGTTACGGTACGACTCAGCTGGAATTCACTGAAACTTTGGCCAAATCTCAACACTTTTGACACAATCACGGCGGTTTTATGGCTAGTTTAGGACTCACCGAtgaaggcagacacacacacgcactaatAATGAGCACAAAACTTACTCAGGAGAGTTAAACGTCCTCAAAGCCTAATGAGCGAGGACATCGAAGCAGCGATTTGGAGAGAAACTGCAGAGGTTTCGCTGATGTTTTGTCCAGCAGCTCGGCGTCCACACACTGCTAATCTGCTCTGCTATGTGCACTACAGACCCAGCTAATCCTCTGCTCCAATGCCTCCACGTCTTTCCATGTACCATTTCGGCACAGTGACACTCGTTAAAGATTCTCCACGCGGGAGAAGGGCAACCTGTGCTCCACAACACGGGCGTAAATGGTGAGTTGTGTTTCACTTTGTCCCGTCAAAACGTGTTGATACGATCAGAGTTGATCCCAAAGTCTCAGTAATGCTGAAGCCAAAGAAATGGTTGACTCTTTGGTGCGAACTAAACCGAtgaatatgtatatattatatgtaTGAAAGTAACCAGACGGAACCTAGAGACTTGGGAGGTAAAATAACTCAAATTCAAAGCAGCATCTTGGATAAtgagctcagacacacacacatccgtaACTTGTTGCTCTGCTGTCGAGCGATCCAGAGAGGAACGCTGCTTCTGAGGAACACGGCagggggaggcagggaggaggagaacagccAGACCGTGATGTGAAAGTCCATATAAGGCTGCGAGCGAGGAAATGAGCAGAGAGGAACTGATGTCAGGGCAGAAACCTTGAGTCACGGCGCCACTTCCTCGGGGAAGAAGAAGCACTTCCAAAAGAGGATCAAGGCAGAATTTCTGCATTCGTCTCACTGGGTTGTGCGTTTAATTCCGGGTAAACGAGTGGACCGACGTCCACGCGGATGCAGAGACGACATCGGAGCTGAGGCGTGGATgcacagggggaggagggtgaaTCTGGATCTCCAGGCAGCCCAGAAATGAGACCGCAAGCGTGTCTCCTCGCCGCTATCGCCACCGCTGATCGCTAGCAGCAGCGCGGAGGGATGAGGGATGCCTCTTTGGAGCTTCCCGCGTTGCTCCTTAATTTAGTGCGTTGGCAGCGTATGAAAGGCTTCTCATTAACGAAGAAAAGCCTCATTGTCTGACGCAGCCCCATTTAGCGCCCCTGTTTATTTTGAGAGCGTCCCGCTGCTTCCTCCCGGCCCGCTCCGTCTCCAGGAAGTTTAACTCTGTACGTCCAGGCCGACGCTCCACAGCCGCGCGGGTGGATTAGGCTTCTGTCCGGGCGCCGTCCGCTCGGTCGGGGAGCACGGACGCTCTCACACGATGGCCGAAACAAAGAGATGCCCCTCGTCTCAAgagcacagcacacacacacgcgcgttgCTGCACAAAATAGTCCACCTCATTCTAAACGttagtgtgtttgtgcacattatAGGTGATTCTCGCCGTTTCCTTGAAATTCGTTTAAATTTTTCCAACAGGGTGAGTGAATCTCGTTGAGTTTAAAACACTTGGTGAAGTCATGAACTTaatttatcccccccccctcataaATGACCAGACAGACCGTATCAATGCTACAGGAAGAGACGAGCCAGTTgacgggtcagaggtcacaagCCACATGTTATCTGAAGCATTTATAAATATGCAGTCACTTGAGAATGTTGCAAATTGTCTTCCCCCGCTGGTTCatgatggtgggggggcaggaatgGCTAGGAAATACCACCCACAGGGTAATCTGACCTCAatcaacacaaaaaaaatcatctaaAAGGAGATTTAAAGCTGCGCTGCCACCGATGTTTGACTGAGCCATTAAGTCACAGATGTTATTACACACATTACTGTGCTATTATGGGATGTGGTGCTACTTAAGGAACTGATGCAGCCATAAACATCTGGCTCACACCCACAATAAAACCATCTGACGGATTTATTATAATATAGGGACGCATTCATGGGAATGTAGCCTGGTTTTTTGGGATGTTTAGGCATCTTCAATAGGAGCaaactgtgcacacacactattttccttcattaaagcAGCAACGCTGAGTCAGAAGTGCTGATTGTGAATGAAGCACTTTCACTTGTGGCACCAGCCTGGTTCTTTGTTCACCAGCCGCCACCATAACGCATCCGGATGCTTCTCCCTTCAGTTTCACCCTCCCGACGCATAAAACCTCCCAATGGACAGAAGCTTGGGCAGAAAAGCGTGTCCAACCAAACCCGTCTGCCTTTTGCCGCCGTCGGCTGCAGATTTGCGGGGCGCCGCTGGCCTGCGTGACAGATGCGGAGGCCCGGGCGGGACTAGCTCGGCTGCTACCGCGGGCCGCGCAGCAGCTTCCGCCGGGCTCCGCGGGCGGGATCGCGGGGTATCCGTgcgtgtggaggagggggattCACGCAGAATCTGAGCGGCGGCCGGGATCTGATAAGCGGCCAGAAAGGCTGCGCCAACGGCGCCACTGATGGCACTGATTTTCATGAGAAAGGGAGCGGgagcgcgcacacgcacgcacagctaACGGAAAGTACCCCATTGATTCCCCGGCGGAGTTTTCAAGCACGTATTAGTTTTTAAAACGCGTTCGAAACGTTATATCCACCAGGGATACCTTCGAGATGACCCCCGTCGTCTCACGGCGAGTCCGGAAAAGGGGGGTTTAAAAAGGTTGAACAGAAAGACAGGCAGCGGTTAAAGCAGCAGATTTGACTGGATATTGCGAAAGCGGCTATCGTTCTTACCGTTTTCGGCATCTTGGCTGTCGTTCGTGTCCGCTGGAgcctttttgtttgttaaaaaaCCTTCTTAGATCAGAGTAGTTAGCGAGAGGAAACTTTTTTCCATCAGAATAACGGCGCCAGTCAACCCGCTTCCTGTGCCGCGGAAGGATACCGTACTTTACGCTTgagcacaaagaaaagagaatttCAACCTTTACGCGCACAAAACTGTCTTCGGTCTTTGTTTGGTTTTCAGTAAAAAATGGCCCGAAGCTTGATTTCCTGCTAACGGTACCCCCGACTGTAAAAACCACACCCAGGCTGATGAcagtacagcagccagccagaCTGAAAAAAGAAGCTTCTGGGTAGCAGACTCCGCCTGCCGCATCAccgccatcatcatcgtcatcgtcatggCTGCAGCCCTAAGACTCAACAATGAGTGAAAACTAGTTTGAATATAACCTGGCGATAAAGTCAAACTGATGACTTTGTATTCAGTCTTAATATTTTCCCTATATTTAAatacctctcctctccacctgtgAAATGTTCCCTGCGCCGCCAGGACCCCCACGCATGAGGGACCCTCCCCATGTTTGACAGAGGAACAAGTGTTCTGGTGGCTAAATCCGGTGCCTTGATTGAGATGCAGAAAGGTCATCTTCATGCAGGTGACATTTGAACGGTGCTCCACAACTCCAGGTTCTGCCCAGTTTTTCTGGAGGGTGTTTGGAGTCAAACGGAGGACTTATAGGAGCAGTTCTCCCTGATCATTCTCTTGACCTTCTCTTGACCTTCTCTTGACCGGTGCCCTTCCTAAACCCCCCTACAAACTGAATAAATGGGTCTCAGTGTTATTATTTTAGAGCCTTCTCATGATTTAATATTTCGGAACCTTGCTGTTTATTCCAAACTGAGGAGCAAAAGAAGGGCAAATTAGCACGAGGGGCAGAGGTGTTCTCACAAACACATTTCCTTCGCAGCGGTTACACGTTCTCACCTCAGTTTCCCTTCAGCCCTGCAGagagcttctgctgctctgtggtcaAATGTGCTTTATGGTTTTGCTTCAGAGACGAGAGGGGCTTCAACTCTTTGGTGCATAtctaaaaatctaaaatctaCGGATATGTGTGATGCAAAATAAAGCAACGAGCAGAAAAAACCCATAAAGAGAGGCTTTAGTTTTCCCCAAAAAGGTCACTACAGCTGTTGATTCATTCTTCTCTCTCAGGACAGGATGACCCCCTGCGGCCTCCACTCCAGGAACGAGCTGCTTACTGCAGCTGGATAAACGGCAACATGGGGTGCAATTCTTTAAAATTCAGGGTTAGTACTGTGTAATCATGATTAAAGGTTCgaccagtaattttccacttaACCTTTTGGATAAAATATTTCTGGATTAAACTCCTGTTTGGAATCCACTCATATGTATATTGTTTTAGGattgggtcttttttttaaaaaaattctcaaGCTGAAATATCATATATTTTAAGAAAAATACGTTATTGGCGCAAAGGGCACTGCAgtaagagagggaaaaaagaaattaagtgtGTTTGAAGGACAAAAGGGTTTCAGCTATGACAACATTTGTCCAACAGGGGGCACCAACGTACTGGGAAACCCGACTGACCCCCCTCGATAATAAAAACATGGCCTCGTCCGTTTGGAGGTCCGATTCTTCATAAACCAACACATAACTGTAATAACTTATGTGCTATTAATTCATTCAGTAGAGATCTTAAAGTAACCACGGATATAACAAGAAGGGCGCAGTTTCCTGTAATATCGTTTCGTTAAAAATTACCCAGTGAGGTCAAAAGGTTTTCACAGCAGTTGAAACATTGTTGTGGGTTGATGCGAAATTTAAGATTTTTGTATTACTTTGCAAATGTGCAGGTTAACTCACCTGGACTTTGGGGGATGTCCTGAGATTCTTCTTTGGATGGACACAGTTGGTGGACAGACGTCATCAGGTCTCTCCAGAGGTAAGACTTCAAGGTCCTTCAACCAGTGCTGCATCATCTTGGCTGTGAGTTTGGGGCCCTGAAGATTCTGAATCAGGTTTTTATGAAGCACTTTGGTCCATTTAGCTCAACCCTGACCACTCTTCCTGTCCCTTCATTGTAAACAGATCAAACACAGCTCAAACTGGTGTTATTATTGTTCTTTATTCATGGAGAGAAACACATTTTGTCATTAAGACTTACATTTTGTTTGAGCCAACAGACCCAAATAGTCTATTTTAAgttcatatttttttttgtatttactcTATAAAAGCAATACTTTCCAGTCAGTGTGAATCACAATACTGCAGATTACCACAacacgtttgtttttttttctttaaacatttgtaGACTCAAGTGTTTCACTCAGACCTCCGCTGCTTCAGAAATGTGACAACCTGTGTGTTTAAACTcaaaataataatcaaaaacaaaaaaaaaacccaaataaataaaagaatgtgATCTGAAACGTGCGAGTTGACCTGAGTGTTCACTTCGTAGGTGTACAGTCATGCTCCAAATCTTCAACAGCAACGGTTCAATTTGTCAAAGGCTGCAGAAACTGCATAACATccagaaagagagggggggggggtctaaatAATTGAACCAGGCGTGTAATATGTGCACATCAAAATCACTTTGGTCTCGTTCTTAAACACCCGACGCTGAACGGCACCGACAATAGTCTAACATGGGAGGAACAGCGCCAGTCTAAATGCCACCCGGTGCTCGTTTTACACAACAGGGAACCCAAAACAACGGAATTACACTTGAAGGATCATTAAATATCAGAGCAAGTCACAACTGTTCACAGACAGGGCTCGTCAGCAAATTGACAGGAGAAGACACAAGTCACGTCTGCGTCACGACGGCGCCGCCGCCAAACGCAACTCCGCCGCCAAAGCCTGAAGGTCAGGATCATTCTTACGTCCGGGGAGGCAGAAGGTTTGCGTTTGGCGGCTTTTGTCACTTTACAGTTTACATCGTGTGATAAAAATGTATAAACGTCCCCTGAAATATAAACTCCATGTGTCGTATCACAAGAAATCATATCTGACAAAGTCACCCAAGAATAACTTTGGCATGTTTTATTAGgcaaaatatattcaaaaatattGAGCTTCCCATTAAAATAGCATAAAGTGGACATTTTCTTCTGGGGGGGAGATGCACTGAACCGAGGTGCACTGGATGCAACACACAATCAAGGATCTGAACAAGTGAAGCTTCCCCCATTTACaaattctttttatttacaCGCAGTTTTATTTACATCGAGGACATGACACTTACTGCTGTACACAGGGTATCTGTGCACGTTTAAGTGGCACATAAATGTCCCTGTAAGGTCACTACTGTACCCAGTAAGAGTTGGTACATACCAGTGGGCTACTCCCAGTGACACACAGTGTCACAAACATTATGGACTTTAAATTccccacccttttttttttttttaattttattttaaataaaactatttttataCACTTCATATTTTGATACATTCAAGGTATAGATACAATTTGTATCAACAAGCAAAAGTCAATTCTGGACATTTGTGGCTTAGCTGTTTGCGGCACTTTGGCAGGAAAGGCGGCGACTGAACCGCCGCTCTGGCCTTCCGTGGAACCTTTGAGCAAAACTGAAACTTCTGCCTCAGGACGTGTTTTTGTGTCAACGTCGACGGATTTACTGGCCTGGAATCGGCCTGTTGCCCAGCGAACACGCCAGCTTCCCTGAACCTTCCATTTCCTCTTCAGACTAAAGCGAATCATTGTAATAATTGTGTGTATTCAAGTTCCTGTCATGAATTTACGTCCACACGGCGGATGGCAGCTTGATTTCTGGCCTAGACAACTGTCATGAACTCTGGCTGCCTCTACCAGCGTTCCCAGGAAAGACGGAGGTCCCGAGGGCAACACGCCGTTCCAGCGCTTCCAAACGAGGAGAGAAGCCGCTCTCAAGTACCAGTTGTCCCATTTGATTAGGTGGCTCCGAATCGCCGCCCGCGATCTGGCGCGTTCTTTCCCAATTGAGCCGTCTCAAGGTAAAAACGTCGGCGCACAAACGTTGAGCCAAATGCCAGAAACAACCTTGACAGCAGCCTTGCAATCTGATTGTTTCACATGAAGAAACATTTAGGCAGTTTGTTTCACCTTCTCATGAACAGACGGACGGCCTCAAGTGGCCTCGTCCTTTTTCATGAAAAAACAAAGTCGGCAACGCCCAAAATTCATTTgggcccccccccttcacccgaAAAAAAGCATTctgatgttttttgttgttttgttttttttaaacttcatgtCCTATACAACAGTTACACCCAAACAGGATAAGGAGAATCTTTAAAagcaccaccaccaaaaaaataaaataatcaagctCTCGTTTCGCCTTTAAGTCACGCCGCCGCTCCGTTGAGATCGTTTTGTCTTTCCATTTTCACGCATAAACTATGTTAACACCAACAGACAATAAATAGTAGTGGTAACGTCTTCTCCTTCACATGCTCATGGCGCTAAATGTTAAAGCTCAACCATGCAAACTGACAACGGGCCCAGAAATACCACATCTGAGCCTGGAAAAAGTGGTTTTCCCCTTTAAAGGCAGTCAAAACTTGCTCTCGCCACTGCTGTTAAAATAAGACGGGCAAATAACCACAATCTGTATCTGTGCAAACCCCCATGGGGCCGCTGCTCTAGAAGcagtcatatatatatatgtatgtaaatATATCTCATGTGGCCCCAGGATGTATACGTTTAAATCTGCTCATTGTCCTTTAAGTAGCTGTTCATGCTCAAATTCTGACTGATGTCATCAGTCTAAAGCAGAATCCCGTGAAACCCCCCAGCAGccccttttcctctcatctcaaGGTGCATAACAATAATATACATTAAAAAGTACAAGGTTTTGCAACGCCGACTCTCTCTTCAACAATGCAAAACTTTTAGTTACTACATGTTTCATGTAGGCTTTTCCACAAAATATATCTCTCACGGACTCAGACCAGTAACTGCTGGTTATTGGCAGAGTGcaactggaaataaaaaaagaattgaaaGCATCCTGAGAGCAATGCGCTGCAAGGCACAGCCAAACCTTTCTGTGAtcccagctgcatgtgtgtgtgcgcgtgtgtgtgtgtgctatacAATAGTAGTTCAGCAATTCAGCcttgctttaaaaaaacaatagaatAATCGGAATCCTCCAGTACTTCTGCTTGTTCCTCAGGCCCAGCCTTCTGCCAGTTAAAGCGGATCCTCTCCCTGTTCATTGTCTGACAAATGCAACAATTTAAATTCTCTCTGTTGAGGAACTTGTGCAAACACTTTAACCGCGGTGCTAAAACGGCGCTCGGACTGTGGCTAACATTCACTTCTCCTACGTCTCATGCACACGCGCAAATGAAATCAGGCCAGAGACGAGGTTAAGGCATTAGACAACTTGTTTCAATGGGTCGCAGCTGTGTCATTACTTTACATTAAATACGACACTTTAATTAGTTCTGGTTGAGTTTTGCCTCAGGAATTAAAAGTGGCATAAATCTTGAATGATCTCTTAGCTGATATCGTCTCTGTCTTGGGCCTTCAGAGAACTGGCATGACTTAAGTGCACGTACCGCTGGGTTCTGAATTCAAAATCAACCTGCTCCTTAAAAGTCCACAGCTCAGCCAGAACCTCGCAGGAGTCCCCTGGAGCTTCTGCTCCAAACAAAGAtactttcacaataaaaagATCAGCACGACAAATCAGACAGGTATATATAAATAGGCAAATACTGGACAGAGGGTCCAATAAAAACCAGAAAGGTAACTGCACGAGTACACCACAGTACGTGATCCAAACACAGACGTTACTCTCTAGTATAGTCCAAACCTTCCTGGGAACTAAAATGTCATGGAGAATTGCCACACTCTAGAAATTGTGTCTTTTTTGGCATTATTTAGCAGCTtataaatgactgaaataatGGCTTTTGCGTGACCGTATGTACATAGATATGTGTACGTGAAAGTCAGGACTGGTTTCGACTCGCTTTGCACGCCGTCAGATTCTACCAAAAtagtagcttttttttttttttaaagtgaggtTGAGAAAATATATCTTTTTAGATACTGATACATAGTGCTTTACATTTGAAAATAGGAGGTTTCAGTGATAAGACTTTCATTGAAACCGATCAGACAATGACTTAAGCGTGAGGTCATTCAGATATAAGGCCATTAAATGTCTTAGTTCATGCTGTGAGGTATGTATCAttgacataaataaagatggacaaTGCATGTCCGATTCTTCCCTCTGTACAAAAATAAGCCCAAATGTCCATTTTATGAGTGCTGCCATGTCATGCTGGTGATATTATTGGTAGCCAGCATCTGTGCAGTACTGACTGGGTGGTGGAGCAACAGTATTCTCGCTCGTGCGACCGCATGTGTGTCGCTCAGAAtcgatcagaaaaaaaaacaaaaaacactgaaGCGCGCCGCGAATCATAACGGCTTCTTTCGAATTGAGGAACCCGAGAGGAGTTCTTCCTCTTGGGTTTGGCCAGTATCACCCTGCAGTATTAACTGTGCAAcacgccgccaccaccaccggGACTGGGAGGTTCTGATTCCCTTCAGGAGAGTTCTCATGTTGTCCATCTTTATATACAGTCAATGTTTATGCATCTACCTCCACTTGGATTCGTCTTCAAATAAATGCACGAGAAAAGTTACGACAGTTATTTACAGAAGAGGCAGACCTTGAAACAGACCGTTTAGATGCCTTCCATAACACCTTCAGAGCCAGAAAACGTTCATCAAACGGCTGCGGAATTAGAAAGaaccccacctccacctggtCCCTGCACCCACCAGCAGGGACGCGTTTTAACTTCTCAGATTATGGCTGAATTCAGGTTGGACTGCTAATTTTTCCTTTAGAATTATATCGTAAATCAGTTTAACGATGTTTCATCAAATGAGGTGAACCACCGCTCCCGTCAAAATCTGATCGTTGCCACTTTCAGTCGTTGGTAATTGGACGGAGGTCATTACTTTTTAGTGATGTGCTGGATTTGGGAGGGCCGAGGGGCTCTGAGCAGAAACCAACCTGTTATGTAACCTTTACTGCTGCCTATATACAGTATTTCCTATTGTTGTAAGTCCCAATATGTGgagaaatgacctgcttggctgAGGCCTGCGCTCTCCAAGTGCTTTTTAGTTTATACTGCATCTTTACAAGTTTCCTActgataaattaaaaaaaaaaaaaaaaaactcctgaGGGCAAATGTTGCACAGTAAAGCAACGTTAAACAAGTGCCTGTCTTTGCAAACAGAATCCGTACTCTCCTTCCCCGAACCTCTTCTGAATCTTTAACAAGTGGCGCTGCTCAATGGCACGACCTCAGTTTGGTGACAATGACGGCAGCCAGCTGTTGGGGGTCCGTCAAATGAGGGTTCTTCTCCATTACCGAGTGGACTACGTAAGCGGGAAAGATATTACAAAGGTTCCGATATGTTTGGTACTGGTGGTCCGGGATGGCGTGCCGCTCCTGGTGCTCACCTGCAGACGGGACCTCCCATAGCGAGCTCCAGATCTGCTCCATCTTTTCTGGCATGCTGCGGACCATCACCCGCTCGCAGCACGGCATCAGGCTGTTGCTGAGTGGATATGAGTGATATTCGAGGGACTCGGTGCCGCAGGGCAGAGGGTCCCAGCTCGCATGCTGCTCGCGACACAGTGGAGGACGCCTCTGTCTCATTGGATTGCTGTCGTACAGCCTTGAATCCGATATGCTATCCATGCGCGTCATGCCGAGAGAGCGCGTCGGTTGTGAGGACAGAGGCGGGAGGACATTTTGGGTTAGAGGATAGTCCCCAGGGCAGCTCGACCTCGCCCCTACCGCAACGTGCTGGATGCGTGGCGCCAAATGAGACCCGGGCTGCTTATGGGGAGCCTGCTTGGGTTCTTCCGGTCCGTAGCTCTGCACCCTGGACAGCGGTTCGTGACGAAAGCCGTGCGAGAAACTCTGCATCCTGCcttgcggctgctgctgccctttcATGCTGTCCTCTAAGCTACCCTCCACGGAGCTCGGGTACATGTCCCCGTAAGAGGAGAAAGAGTCACTGTTGGAATGGCTGAGGCAGGACTCGGTACAGTGACTGGGGTTTCTCTGGTAGACGCCATGCTCGTGCTCCACGCTACAGAAACTGTCTACGTTGTGCATGCTGCTCATGCTCATGTTGGAAAAATCACTGTGCAGTGAGTAATATCCATGGTCACTGATGGAGTCATACTTTGGGAATTGTTCACTGTAAGTAACAGAGGCGCCGTGACTGTTCGTAACTAAAATGGGAGGATAGTGCACGCTCGACATGTGCTCCAGAGAGCTCAGGGAACTGTGAGCGAACTGCAGGGAACCCGGCAACGGACTGCTGGCTGAGCGTGTGTTCAGAGCTCCGGCTGCGTGGCTCTTGGCGGGCTGCATGGTGGGCACGCTGAGAGCAGACACGAGGGAAGGCACCGAGTTGGCCTCAGACTTCCTGGCGACCGACAGCGCCTCTGGGGGCTCGCAGGCCACCGAGCGAATACTGGGGTCGGACTGGCGTTTGGGCGCCACGCGCTTGGCCTCAGAATTGCTGTCCCCCTTTATAGTTACCGGACCAGTGCCGCATTTAGCCAGAGCCCCTTCGCTCATGGTCTTGACGGCAGAGAGTTTGGCGAAAGCCCGAAGTTCATCCGCCACAGAGCGCAGAGGCTGGTTGATGCGCTCTGGGTGATAGTACTTGCACTTATGTCCATATGTGCACTTTTTCCCTTGTTTGAAGACAGAACAAATCGGTTTCAACAGACTGACGTAATAAAGACAGGGTTTGGTCGAATCTGGGGAGGAAGCTTACCGTAAGGACAAGGCTGCTTTTTGTGCTCTGGAACAACAGGACGCTTGCGGAGAAAGTTTTCCAAGCTTGGGCCGTGTCTTCCCAGGGGATCGTCGGGTGGCATAAACCTGTTGGCAGTGATTTTATCGCATAAACATTGCAGGGAATGAGAGGCTGCGTGCACGTCTACGGAAAGGCGGAAAGGAAAGCTTCACGGCTGCTTACTTGTCATTGACAAAGGAGTACATTAGCAGACGCTCTTCTATGAACTTCTTCCACTCTGGTTTCTCATTTTGCAAGTCTCTGTAGTTGTCATTTGACACAATAATTCCATCAGAATCATAAGCCAGCTTCACTATGAAGCGATCATCGTAGCACACCACTCTCCTGCCTTGGACTCTCCGAGAGGGAGTGAAGACCAGGATCTTCTCTTTTTCCAGCTTGCGAAGGATTTCCTGATCTAAAACAAATAACATTGAGCCTTGACGTTCCTGCATGCATTAGACTATTTGTACTGTTATTCCAACATTAGCTTAGATGTTCGTACGTCACACCTGCTACAAAATAAGGTTTGaatcaaacaacaacaaagcagcttTCCTACCGGTTATGACGGCATCAGGCCTTGACTGTTCCTTTCTCCAGGCTGGGACAAACACAGTGA is a window of Takifugu flavidus isolate HTHZ2018 chromosome 14, ASM371156v2, whole genome shotgun sequence DNA encoding:
- the zc3h12b gene encoding probable ribonuclease ZC3H12B isoform X2; its protein translation is MEKQSWRDDIVDVREVERATDDSEDASSSESESDERQCKRLQVGKKKKEPLTGTKPHRQLCRSPCLDRPSFSQSSTAQELREDEASAALGSRTASDREYQSKMEFALKLGYSGEQVETVLNKLGAAALINDVLAELVRLGNKVEPEIQPCSSAAVANIARSACAKENPSPEVSVEEDSMDTFDNLRPIVIDGSNVAMSHGNKEVFSCRGIQLAVEWFLEKGHKDITVFVPAWRKEQSRPDAVITDQEILRKLEKEKILVFTPSRRVQGRRVVCYDDRFIVKLAYDSDGIIVSNDNYRDLQNEKPEWKKFIEERLLMYSFVNDKFMPPDDPLGRHGPSLENFLRKRPVVPEHKKQPCPYGKKCTYGHKCKYYHPERINQPLRSVADELRAFAKLSAVKTMSEGALAKCGTGPVTIKGDSNSEAKRVAPKRQSDPSIRSVACEPPEALSVARKSEANSVPSLVSALSVPTMQPAKSHAAGALNTRSASSPLPGSLQFAHSSLSSLEHMSSVHYPPILVTNSHGASVTYSEQFPKYDSISDHGYYSLHSDFSNMSMSSMHNVDSFCSVEHEHGVYQRNPSHCTESCLSHSNSDSFSSYGDMYPSSVEGSLEDSMKGQQQPQGRMQSFSHGFRHEPLSRVQSYGPEEPKQAPHKQPGSHLAPRIQHVAVGARSSCPGDYPLTQNVLPPLSSQPTRSLGMTRMDSISDSRLYDSNPMRQRRPPLCREQHASWDPLPCGTESLEYHSYPLSNSLMPCCERVMVRSMPEKMEQIWSSLWEVPSAVSAAFDKLNRCC
- the zc3h12b gene encoding probable ribonuclease ZC3H12B isoform X1, producing MEKQSWRDDIVDVREVERATDDSEDASSSESESDERQCKRLQVGKKKKEPLTGTKPHRQLCRSPCLDRPSFSQSSTAQELREDEASAALGSRTASDREYQSKMEFALKLGYSGEQVETVLNKLGAAALINDVLAELVRLGNKVEPEIQPCSSAAVANIARSACAKENPSPEVSVEEDSMDTFDNLRPIVIDGSNVAMSHGNKEVFSCRGIQLAVEWFLEKGHKDITVFVPAWRKEQSRPDAVITDQEILRKLEKEKILVFTPSRRVQGRRVVCYDDRFIVKLAYDSDGIIVSNDNYRDLQNEKPEWKKFIEERLLMYSFVNDKFMPPDDPLGRHGPSLENFLRKRPVVPEHKKQPCPYGKKCTYGHKCKYYHPERINQPLRSVADELRAFAKLSAVKTMSEGALAKCGTGPVTIKGDSNSEAKRVAPKRQSDPSIRSVACEPPEALSVARKSEANSVPSLVSALSVPTMQPAKSHAAGALNTRSASSPLPGSLQFAHSSLSSLEHMSSVHYPPILVTNSHGASVTYSEQFPKYDSISDHGYYSLHSDFSNMSMSSMHNVDSFCSVEHEHGVYQRNPSHCTESCLSHSNSDSFSSYGDMYPSSVEGSLEDSMKGQQQPQGRMQSFSHGFRHEPLSRVQSYGPEEPKQAPHKQPGSHLAPRIQHVAVGARSSCPGDYPLTQNVLPPLSSQPTRSLGMTRMDSISDSRLYDSNPMRQRRPPLCREQHASWDPLPCGTESLEYHSYPLSNSLMPCCERVMVRSMPEKMEQIWSSLWEVPSAGEHQERHAIPDHQYQTYRNLCNIFPAYVVHSVMEKNPHLTDPQQLAAVIVTKLRSCH